Genomic DNA from Nicotiana tabacum cultivar K326 chromosome 21, ASM71507v2, whole genome shotgun sequence:
TGATACGGGAATGGACCAACAagcaattagtagttgattcaagaataacctagctatggctagacaagagaatacagacaaatcaacagatcgtgtaagataaacatagggaACCCTAATATGGAGAATTCAGCTTCATagttatgacatcgtgatccttgaaaaATATCCATATATGAGTTTGGGAAGTTAAAAAGTTATCGTTTGAGttttacggaaataaaagaaagtgccaccgtgaagacaatcaaaatattagttcaggagtaatcctacaagcacaagggcatggagataagtaactacagGTAATTATAGTTGAGGAAGAACATCAAGAATTTCGTCAGGCATACGATGTGATAATCTCAAAgccttacaagagtcagaggattcCCCCCCTAAGTACCACAATGAAAGACTAATTGAGgcaataaggaagaaggcttcaaccaaatcacagtgacctaaagaggaaagggTTGTGTAACAACAGTTTaactacaaaattgtatgcactccaaaagaaagttgcacctaccatggctaatgaccggggagtaaaaccaaaagtaatattcgagaccatatgagttgcacaaaaacttCGACATGCGTGAGAactcagataagctaagtatgcacgtaaAAAGGGGCAAAAGGACTAGGAAAAACAATTGCCTACATTTGAAGAAAGCTgaaatggaacgaaaggaattattcgattaatgatcagccgtagaagactccggtataaactaaaaaaaaggaattgggtccaggtcatagacaaaaggattgaatcatttgaaaactatatcatggttttccatagcgtccataaaaggctaaagtaataactaaatgcCATAAGCCACAGACCTGAAGATAGCTTGAGCCTACATAAAGTCTAATCAGAAGAAAGAGGAAATTAATgaattacatcaactaagtaaattaggagtctgcttattggacccagaaagttacaaacatcatgattgagaacattgtagaatcactcttaatatcagaggtacaagagaaatagtacagtagccatattctataacggctctacgatagagccagttagaagagtaccaatATGGAGCTACCACCAGATTGTGTATACACCAAAGGCACAAGTATTATaagagagcttcaagttgtggatgtgattATACCTATGTGAAAtagaggtcatgaaagagataaaagatatgatgtgagactttaagataagtaaggtaaaggtggacaacgtatgagatactcaaatataaaaggttgtgaatagtccctACTTTGGATAGAAGTCTAGAAGTATGGGGATTCAATATCTAGGAATAATAGCGGCACCGTCAGTAGCATATCCtccagcctatggtctaggtatcgagaagcctgattaagagaacaaagaagagttagagatgatgtgatatctcgcttgatattccaaaaagacataaggaaatctatgatgcaaccaagttgaaaggttgcaagtaatataaatagatacgtgtaggtcgcaagctattgTATGGTAAAGCGACACGGTTctagaagacatgagtaaggataagaaagggcgagtgagaaggtaacgaaaatggataagtccttaggattaagcccatgaaaacaagaagaggagacagtttctctaagttatacaaagctcactatagcctgaatgaactaaAAGGAGtcactaatagcatttagaagagatgtaATGATatagaatgagggtgtgattatgatagataaaggacaacgtttgggccttcgattgagtaatggtctgacggaaaaaaaaagaaagggactTCATGAATTGGATAGGATTAAAATAGCCACATAAGGCAagtcatattgggatgctatgaaatacggttatggaagtataatatcgtatcacCCCTGTGGAtcagaaaaatcacttcaaatattccatgATGCAATGTAAACCCTAGTGACAATATATTACGTAAGaaatttcaagttatcaatggatgattgtagatcaacattgaggtgaatcaacaatggatgggtaaaagttgcaaagtacgagatgagattggaccatcagtcttaagatgaacagtaatgaagaagcgttaaaggatttagctttatgcatataggataagccacgagagtaacctggagttcagtagcagacctcagtaatgataaatcgaagtaagaattttGGTATAGTATGGcatacttagatgtagtaaagctaatgacgccaGAGGGACAGtttgacataattttgtatatgttcacaaagtgaagcctagagattggctaaaagctggaagagaagaaaagagtcaggcgcacatacaaagttagagtcataaaggctgcatgatagaaggtagcaacagttacgagattagaaggattccgactacaagtcctgatgtgagaaagaggcttaaaggggggaatgccctggcctttggggttgattcacagaacagttgcctagatggcaagacgagtactaaagtattcgcaagacctatgggttatgagaatgataagagcatcagtcaacatttgaggacgaatgttccaaaggagggaatgatgttacgccccgcaatattacatcgATATTACATCCCGTAGTATTTaattacgacgatgttgtaccctgtagtattgtacgttgaatttgtcgtaaggtaatagacattagtccaaggaaaaagattatttagagattataaggattatgctatttcaaacaagtgatgagcaaattcgtgaaggtaagagggtaagaaaatcaaaggaaacgaatttcgtcgaaatttggcattttgggatagaatacgatccaagctataatacccatATTTATGGATtaatgtcatacaaggtaccacatggccattatagtatgatgtataaggtgtgttaaaagtaagtagtattttaagtaagttgagacaATTTTTAACAATTCGGATAATTGGTTAAGTTacaggatattacctaattaaattaatCGAAAATTTTGGATAAGCATCAAAGTAAAAAAACATGGCAGCAAAACCCTTATTGAGACAATGACTCTTAGTCAATTATTAGTAGGTGGCATCCTAATTCTTTAATCAAAAGACACCTCAACTTTAAagcttttaaaacaaaaccttgCAAATTTCATTTCCAATACCAAACGTTAGCATTCTGAAAATTGACTCTCAAAGACACTTCAACCAAATGAAACTCTTTCCTAATACTTTCAATACCAAAACATTGCAATAAGAAGAGAAAAACGTTAGCAATCCTTCTTGCAACCAAACGATTCCAACAAGAtctagcaacgtaaaattttgcggttctaaaggagtacggtgcaatcttttccaagaatatcatacggatttttccctactttgatTTGTTGCTACGTGTTTTTACAAAAGAGAATTGGTtcaagtatgttaaggttatcacttctttctttttgtcATGATTTATACGACACAACCGAAATGTGCcaatacacaatttccataaatgactctattcatagaaatactagagatacATATGTTCTTTAtttccatgtgtcctattattctatcatctgttcatgggttttagaaaaatacataagttgaaaaaagtttacttcatgatattaatcagaggcataatggtcttgtgacattccaaaagattttattgacgtactttctcatgcattgcattcatttatacatgtatattgatatatatatatatatatatatatatatatatatatatatatatatatatatatatatatatatatatatatatatatatatatatatatatatatatatatatatatatatatatatatatatatatatatatatatatatatatatatatatatatatatatatatatatatatgtgtgtgtgtgtgtgtgtgtgtgtgtgtgtgtgtgtgtgtgtgttatatacacaccaccacctgatcagttggtatacgttgatgattttgcccacagtggccgagatgatatgatgggatgccctcagaagcgtgatgatgttatgaaacatgtacctacgcacgacatgacattcatacgcatatacatgacactataattatttcatgatttacagagttatcccgACTTACAGGTTAAATCATTTAccctatatttcttccatgtctgttatgtacttatttatatgccttatatactcggtacattattcgtactaacgtcccttttgcctggggacgcttcatttcatgcctgtaggtcctgatagacaggccaagagtcctccaagtaggctatcagctcagcagaaggtattgatgcgctccatttgctccggagttgcttctttggtcagtataattagtacatgtattgattggtatggcgggaccctatcccgacctttatgatattatgtattcttaaAGATACgatatgttggtactcggttgagtaaggtaccgggtgctcgtcACAGCttatcagtttgggtcgtgataacatcGATCAGGGgattgatgttgggcaaagggaaagagtccttgggacatgccttattaaAATTCATATAATCTATACACACtctaattttttcctttttagggactgccactacgtttgctaaccattccgggtatttaacttcacgaatggaccctattttaaagattttagttacctcatccttgatgaaagtatgtttgatctcggactggggtctcttCTTCTGTTTTACCAGGTGGAATTTCGGGTCTAGGATTAACTTGTGAGTGGtaatctccggtgggatccctatcatatcaagaagggaccaagtgaaacaatctatgttagatataagaaattgaatgtaaCATCCCAGGCTTTAGACAGAGTCCCACATCGGCAAAAACACAAGAGAGATATTGGGTATATAAtttaacaagccttagaccctagtgacgtGTTTTAAACCACTGAGGGCCTAGGCCCAGAGCAGAAAATATCACTAGCGGGCCGGGCTGTtacaaatggtatcagagccactcttGTATTAGCTTTGCCGATGGTGGGTTAGAGTTCAACTGAGTTTAGGAAAATCTTGGTTAGGCGGGACAAACCTCAGTGCTGAGTCTAGGCAAATCCCATGCGGTGGGGAAAACCTCAGCAAGGATGCTGAGTCCATAAGAGGTGGTGTATGTAATATCCCAGGCTTTAGACAGAGTCCCACATCAGCAAAAACACAAGAGAGATGCTGGGTGTTAGCTTATATAGGTCCACCAAatcgtagagtacctggtcctataCAAGTTTCTGCTGAGAGCACTTAGTAAAGCAGTAAGTAAATGAGGCAGaggatttttatgtggaaaaatcccgcacaaggggatcaaaaaaccacgacctacacctgtaggcatttaactttactaacttgtaatcttacctattataagccactttacaatacttcctattgcaaaggatttactcaactaacttgtggtacctttaccataagccactttgtgactatcctagttacaaaggctttttctaacttgtggtgctagcaccacaagccactttgtaattctacaattacaaagacttttctTTATGACTACATCTAATCACAACCTAAACTCACCGAGTTTAaggatttacaagaggattcctaattaGTATGCTTCTAAGTAAGCGATTTAGGAGATATagtaagtacaataacaaggttacaactcaactaggacaggAACAATCAATCTTTTAGGAACTAGTCCGTAGTGGcgttcaaccttgttcttcaagcttgagaggatgatttttctatttttgcaaaaggcttGAATAAGAAACAGAAACCTTCCAGTGATGTCTTTGTATAAGGCTTCATCgggtacatcttgatcacatcacttgaagtGATGTGAGTGCTTTGTTTGGTTAAAGAATAAGTGCACTAACAGTATATTGCAGTACGGCAGAAACAGTGCCGTCGGTCACTTCAGTTCCAGCTGTGTCCAAATGACTCTGTACTGCTACATAGGAACCACAGGAGCATCGGGTCCTTGTTTGGTTCCTAGCTCCTGAATCTATAGCAGTTCATCCTTAGCTAGGATCCGTTCTAGTTTGCAGCAatccaagtaggtcaggttccctatctagtTCTtatcagtaagtttgttagatcatcaaaacataaggtaagagtatttaagatctatcaatttccccctttttgatgatgacaaacttaaacaGTTATAAGTTCAGAATTAACGCAGCAGAGAGCAGTGTCAAAAAGTTCCCCCTAAGACTATGCCTTAATCTTTCAATTTTTCAATTCATATATAAGAACCAGTTCCCCAATGTGGTTTCCCCTTAGTCCGAtacttttcccccttttggcatcattaaaaagaataaaagcaCAACGAAGTCCAGccaagctaactcatgccacatatgtgcacactaGCACGAGAAAAAATAGAACACAAAGAGAAAGTActagacaaaaaataaaagaggatttatattaataattttttttaaatatgccTCTTCCTTTGAAAAAGGAAGATGCAACATTTGGACTTGATCACGGGAGCAGTAGTAATAGTACATCCCAACcacaaaaaaacaacaaaaacttcCACCAACCATCAATAAGGAAACAAAAAGGAACAGGACCATATCCAGGTAACTGGTTACTGAGGGGAAACTTAGGAGGCACTAGGAGGAAAAGGCTTGGAAGCTGCAGCAAGTGTTTGGAGAACAAGGTCTATTCGGGGATTTCCCGACTTTTGCTCGTTATGCAGTTCAGCCTTCAGGTTCTCAACTTGTGCCCTGAGGTCAGCATTTTCTTTGGTCAAACGGATCAGCTCATCATTTGAAATGGGAACCGCTCGGGCTTGCTGGCCTTCCAGGATGGCATCCTGGCCTTTAATCAACCTATTTCCTCAGTTGCACTGTTTTGGGCATTGATGAGCTAAGACACAGTTGAAGTTATTCCTACACCCCCATATTTCTCAATACACTCGCACTCTTCCAAGGTCGTCTGTGAGAATGTCTACTTACGGGTCCCTACTTTACCTGTTCCCAGTGGAACCTCAAAGTATTTGAACACTTGTGTAAGCAAGAATCCATAGGGAAGCCCGTGATTGCCATCCTTGAAATCAGCCACTACTGCATGTGCTCAATCATTATGGCAGGCAAACTCACAGGGTTGAAACTGTCTAATTGCTCCATTAAGAATAGATCAGATTTGGAAGTGACAGATCGCCTTTCTGCTCGAGGCAACAAAACTTTGTTAACCAGCTCAAACAACAACTGGTAGACAGGAAGTAGTCCTTTCTTATGGACCTGGTCTCCCTTCTGATTAGAATTATCTTTCACGACTGTATTGCGGAAGTTGTATTGACAGACATCTCGTACACTAGACACCCTAACTGTAGGAACCTGCAGAATTTCCCCAAGAAATTTAACATCAAAGACAATATCCACCCCATTGACTAAGGCACACACATGGTCAGCATCAACTGAAAAGAGACTTGCGAAGAACTCTTGACCTCCTCCTTATACACTTTAGGAGCGTCAATGTAGAATAGATGCGTCCATTGCCGAAACTCCACCATTTCTAGAAGTTGACGCATTCCTGCCATCTCAGAGATTGTTGGGTCAAACATACGACCCAGCAAAACCTTTTGATGCCTTAGTCGCTCAGAGCCAAGGCAGACGTCACTTCTGACTTTCTTCCCAGAACTGGGTTCTTCAACTGTTTCAAACTTGCGTTTCCTATGCTTTTCTCCACTAACTTTACCTTTCCCCTTGGACTTCACAAGAATATCTTCATCATTCACTCCCTCGTTTGTATTGGACTTGGAAGTAGATCCTTTTTCCATGGAAATAGATTCAGCCTTTTTCGAGGACCGCCTTAcaagggaaccaggttccttagAAGTTCCTTTCTCCACCACAACTACAAGGATAACTTCATCACTCACAGGGACACCATTCTTTACCaactttctccttttcttcttacTACTTTTCTTACTCTTTTGGAGTGCAGAATTGTAGGCTACTTTGACTTGAAGCCTGGTAGTAGGTCGCTTACTTTCAGACTCAGGGGTGGTGACAACCCTGCGCTTACTTATGAATGCATCTAGGGCCACGTTGTCCAAATCTTCTTCATCACTAGATCGCATTTCTGGTGCTTGAATTTTCAGGGGCATAGCATCGGATGCAGGTACAGCAATATCCTAGGGATGAGAGTCCTAACCTGGGTCCTCTGgagagggatcaggttcctcatGTGATACCCTAGTAGTGTATACTGTTGCATCCCCTTCAACAGCCAGAAGGGCCCCTTCTACCCACATGCTTTGTGACTCTTTTCTCCTAGAAATGACTTCATGCAATACACAGTCTTTTCTTCTTCAAGAGGTGCTTCCACAACCATGGAGTCGAGCAACGATGGCGGAGCCTTTTATGAAGTCAGTATTTTCACCTTGTTTTCCATTTAGGGTTCGACTGGTGTGGGCAGTAGATGACGGAGAAGACGGAATAGTAGTTTCAGGGGTTTTTGAGTTGGGAAGAGGTTGGGAAACTAGGGAAGGTGTGATTGTAGTAGTAAGAGTGATATAGGGTGACACAGACTCAGTGAAAGAGAGAGGTTCCATGGATGGGTCAGAAGTTTTCTCAGCCATTAGAAGAGGTGGTGTGATGATCCTTCCTTTTAGGTGAATCTAGAATAGGGCTTATAGTTAGGAAGGGCAGAAGAGATAGGTTTTTAAAACGGAGAGGATAATTATGAAGGGAGAAGAATAGGCATCGGTTCTGAAACGACGGTTGGGCGTGGAGAATTGTGACatttcagagggagatggaatGTTTTGAATTAAAGGGACGTGACAGCGGATCTAAAAAGTTGATGACATGGCAGTTGTTTTTTGTGCCTTTTAAGACGCGTATTAAAGTATGTACAGAACTACTCACCTTTAgtacaagaacctggttctttgaAATAACATTTTCTTCAAgcccctttttaaaaaaaaaggattaaTCCTCTTTTATCAATCATGTACTGCATCTACTGCTTCTATGctcatcatgcgtgtttacctgcaatggtattgaagtgagttagacagGGTCAGAAAACACTTTGAACCTATTATTTCTTAATAACTcgagccaactcaaaaaggaATCAGGTTCTTAATTTGGCCTCAGTAGTCCCAACTTTATCTGTTTCTTTCAAACTGCTCCCTACTTAGTGCCTTGGTAAAAATGTCTACAATTTGATCTTCGGCGCTGCAGAACTTCATTcatatcaaccctttctccaTATTATCTCTTAGAAAATGATTCCTCACATCAATATGTTTGGTCCTtttatgttgaactggattctttaccatgttgagtgcactagtGTTGTCACATAGGAAGGGTGTCACATAGGAGGGGCACACTCTCAGTGAGAACTCCAAAATCCTCCAATTGCAGGTTGATCCATAGAAGTTGAGCACAGCAGGATGCTGCAActacatattcagcttcagctgttgaaagagccactgaattttgcttcctTGTACCCCAAGAGATAAGACATGATCCTACGAAGTGAGACATCATAGAGGTGCTTTTTCGGTCTACAAGATAACTTGCATAGGCTGCATCAGCATACCCAAATAGATTAAAATTGTCACCTGATGGATAGTATAGCACCAGGTCCTACgtgcctttgagatatctcagtatTCTTTTGGCATCCTTCAAGTGAGATttcttgggatttgattgaaacctcgCACACAGCCCTACGCTGAAAACAATATCAAGTCGACTGGCAGTgagatagagaagagacccaatGATGCCTCTATATATTGTTTGATTCACATGAGATTCggtttcatccatgtccagtcgagtggcagttgcaatgggagtgtctatcacctttgatgcttccatgtcgaACCTCTTCAAGAGTTCCCTGATGTATTTTTACTGATAGATGAAAGTACCCTTTGGGGActgttttacttgaagacccaagaagaagtttaattcccccatcatgctcatttcaaattcacttcccataagttttgcaaattcttcacacagagTCAGTCGTTGCTCgaaaaataatatcatcaacatagacctaaacaatgagcaggttccttcctcgtttctttaagaaaagagtgttgtcaattttccctctcttaaagcaattttctaagagaaattttgacaatctttcataccatgctcgaGGAGCCTGCTTTACCCCATACAAggctttgtccaatttgaacacatattcatggtgctcatgacattcaaacccagggggttgcttcacatagacttcttccttaagtaGTCCATTCAagaatgcacttttgacatccatttggaacaaagTGAAATTCCATATGATAAGCAAAGGCGATCAAAATTCTAATGGCTTCAATGCGAGCCACtggagcaaaagtttcatcatagtcaatcccttcctcctgatcgtaaccttgaaccactagcctggccttgttccttgtggtaattccatgctcatcgagcttgtttctgaatacccacctggttcatATAATGGTTTTATCTGGGGGTTTGGGTACCAGGTGCCAAACACTATTTCTCTCAAATTGATACAGCTCGTATTGCATGGCTGtaatccaatctgcatctttTAAGGGTTCCTTGATGTTCTTGGGTTCTATCTAggagagaaaggctgagaaggaAAGTGAATTTCTAGCTCTTGACCTGGTTTAGACTCCGGAATATAGAGGAGTGATTATGTTATCCAACGGGTGAGAACTTTGATGTCTCCAGTTAGATGTCTGGGGTTCATTCTGAGAGGTAGAAAGTATGTTTGGCTGATTTTCCTCTATCCTTCTCTCAGATGCCAGTGAAGTTCCCTAAATTgtatcaaccactctttcttcagcttcagtggttgtaattgGAGTGCTTGGTTCTGTTGACGATGAGGTAGCGTTGTCCTCATTTGCCTCCTTCACTTGACTCATCATATCTACTTTTCCGtttgtcatgttaatgacttcacTAGGAACAagtaagggttctccatcttgatcttcctcAGTATTCTTCTCAAATGATGGATGAGATTCATCATAAATAACATGGACGCTTTCTTCAACACATTGAGTTCTCTTGTTATATATCTTGTAAGCCTTACTTGAGAAGAGTATCCAAGAAATATCCCTTCGTCACTTTTGGCATCGAACTTACCAAGCTGATcttttccattgttgagaacatagcatttgcatTCAAATGTTCTTAGGTAAGTCAGCTTGGGTTTTCTTCCATTAAGCAACTCATACGGGGTTTTGTTCAGAATTGATCTGATCTTGCACCTATTCACTaaatagcaggcagtgttgacagcTTCAGCCCAAAATTTCTTAGCAAGTCCACTGTCAATCAGCATTGTTCTTTCCATTTCTTCCAgagttctattctttctttctactactccattttTCGGTGGAGTTCTaggagctgagaagttgtgagaGATGTCATTTTCATTGCAGAAatcatcaaatttgacattgccaaattctgtcccatgatctgatctaatgcacaaaactctagactccatcttcacctggattttcttcacaaaggccaTAAATACTTCAACCGTTTCATCTTTTGTATTCTGAGAAAtagagtccatgtgaatctggaatAGTCATCCACGATCACGAAAATGTAtctctttcctcctctactttgcACCCTCATAGGTCTACACAGATCCATATGCAGGAGCTCAAGTGGTTTTGAGGTGCTCACATCTCTTTTTGACTTAAAGAAGGACTTTacatgttttcctctagcacaGGCATCGCAGACCGTTTGAGTTTTGAATTGTGACATGGGCAAACCATGGACCAagtccttctgaattagtttgttcagaaggGAGAAGCTTGCATGACCCAGTcttctgtgccatagttcagcatcatcgTCAATAGCCttcagacaactcagatcacAACTCTGTAAGGATTCGAAATCAGCAACATaaatgttcttgtatcttttggccaccagGACTATTTCACCAGTCACAAGGTcagtgactgtacatattttggacaagaactcTACTTTGTTTCCCTTATCCCAAATTTGAGAGACACTCAGGAGACTGTACTTTAGTCCATTGACATAGTACATATTTTCAATAGagtgagtgagtgacttcccaacttttccaactccaagaatgtacccctttttgccattgccaaaggatatactccctccttgcagggcttttagtgaaagaaagtttGTGATGTTTCCAGTCATGTGTTTCGAAcatccactatccatgaaccattgttgaccaCTTACCTTCACTGTTCTCTAcacaagaggatgaataagagctctcTTAGTCCAAACAGGTAATGTACGTTTTCTATGAGTGGAACCTAGTCCTTCTTTTGTGATCACAGTTTCAGTAGCCACTTTATCTTTTGGGACTGATTGATTCTTAGCTTGGACACCTTCATTGGAGTGCCCAGTGTTCCCACATTGGGTACGAGGCCAGTTGTCAGATGCAGTGGCGCTCTTactgtgagggttgtaaggatCTTTCTTCCTTGGAAACCCTGCTCTCCGCCCTTTTTCACTGTTATTAGTGAGCAAGGTAGTGGTAGCCTCTacggaccaggtccactttagagacTTTTCAAGATCATTCATTACTTTTTCTAGATTGGCTTGGAGGAGCtcgtttttctcaatttcagcacTCATCCTACATCTCAAGGCCTTCACCTCATCTTCAAGCCTAGAATATTCCTCACTTATTATCTCCTTTCCTCTTTCAGAGCTTTTTGGTTTTGACTCAGTCAAGGGCTTTGCTATTAGTTCCCTGTGGTCAGCAGTTTCTACCAAAAGATCAGTCTTTTCTTTTCTAAGAATTTCAATGGCCTTCTTTTGATCAGTGATTGCAGCCACTAAGTCTTTTCTAATATATTCAGATTCTTTTAGTTCTAAGAACAAGGAATATCTATCCTCCGCAAGACTACAAAAGGCAGTAATTAAAACATCAGCTAAACACATGAGTTTTTTtggagaataggatttcagatttttctgaacatccctgaagtttacctctCCGTTGCCATTATCTTCGCCATTGTCTGATTGAGCCATCAAAGCAAGTGTTGAGTCATATCCAATCTCCTCGCCTTCAACTGCCATCATAAAACTATTATCAGTATTAGATTTATCTTGCTTTACTTGTGTAGTTCCCTCATAGGCTATTTGCAAAGCCTCCCATATTTCCTTAGCAGTGTCGCATGTAGATACTCTGTCGTACTCTTTGGGTTCCAAACCATATACCAAaattttcttggcacgaaaatTCTTCTTTATTGCTTTCTAATCTACTTCAGTGTATTCTCCGCTGGTCTTTTTCATTGAAAATGaaaattaatttagtaccttgaTTGGAACAAACGGACCATCGCAGATAACATCCCAAAGCTCTCAATCCTCAGCCATGATGAAATCATGCATTCTAGCTTTCCACCACCAATAGCATTATCAGAA
This window encodes:
- the LOC142175079 gene encoding putative mitochondrial protein AtMg00300 encodes the protein MYYVNGLKYSLLSVSQIWDKGNKVEFLSKICTVTDLVTGEIVLVAKRYKNIYVADFESLQSCDLSCLKAIDDDAELWHRRLGHASFSLLNKLIQKDLVHGLPMSQFKTQTVCDACARGKHVKSFFKSKRDVSTSKPLELLHMDLCRPMRVQSRGGKRYIFVIVDDYSRFTWTLFLRIQKMKRLKYLWPL